A window of the Brassica oleracea var. oleracea cultivar TO1000 chromosome C1, BOL, whole genome shotgun sequence genome harbors these coding sequences:
- the LOC106341115 gene encoding phosphoinositide phosphatase SAC2-like isoform X1, with amino-acid sequence MAASERSMDQQVDTSSSFLQKFRLYETRSNFYMIGRDKNRTFWRVFKLDRTEQTELNFHQDSTPYTESECFETLRRIHEGNRSTGGLKFVTTCYGIIGFIRFLGPYYMLIITKRSKLGEVCGHTVYGVAKSRIVTIPHASVLSTVAYSKDEKRYKRLLCTVDLTKDFFFSYSYHIMHSLQRNLSNNVEGQTYYESMFVWNEYLTRRIRNNAEDCMWTVALVYGFFKQAKLSVSEKNFRLTLIARRSRHYAGTRYLKRGVNEKGRVANDVETEQIVYEEPQDGHPVRISSVVQNRGSIPLFWSQETSRLNIKPDITLSAKDPNFEATRLHFENLARRYGNPIIVLNLIKTREKRPRETILRVEFANAIKFINKGLSKEERLRPLHWDLHKHSRKKGTNVLGILGRLATYALNLTGIFYCQLTSDGFQNQNPSTVENNIGECSTYDLPTKDEIASDSAVENGNDSKDRQKEATMLQKGVLRTNCIDCLDRTNVAQYAYGLVAFGRQLHALGLTESDTIDLDNPLAEDLMGVYETMGDTLALQYGGSAAHNKIFCERRGQWKAATQSQELFRTLQRYYSNAYMDAEKQDAINLFLGYFQPQPDKPALWELGSDQHYNAARFLASSVPEISRSTMKRSLSESSILSEGTSTVAGRHGLGEKDEVKGLSDSAPEIISASKTTSMIAGSFSAPPPILEEIGLDEILENDCFCFNDDRHGGDQCTCAAFDMDWVSSSGASCEDESNGRSALVRSFETIPESTNIEPEICVINTERDEVTTVEGEAISGIPQGYVRWVMDEEEGHFW; translated from the exons ATGGCTGCGTCAGAGAGATCGATGGACCAACAAGTCGACACGAGTTCTTCCTTCCTACAAAAGTTCAGACTTTACGAAACACGCTCG AACTTCTACATGATCGGAAGAGATAAAAACCGAACCTTTTGGAGGGTTTTCAAGCTAGACAGAACAGAGCAAACAGAGCTCAACTTCCACCAAGACTCAACTCCTTACACAGAATCCGAATGCTTCGAGACTCTGAGAAGGATACACGAAGGGAACAGATCAACCGGTGGGTTAAAATTCGTCACCACTTGCTACGGCATCATCG GATTCATTAGGTTCTTGGGACCGTACTACATGCTGATAATCACTAAAAGAAGTAAGCTTGGTGAAGTTTGTGGGCACACTGTTTACGGTGTAGCAAAGAGCAGGATTGTTACGATTCCACATGCTTCTGTGCTGTCCACTGTGGCTTATTCTAAGGATGAGAAAAG GTACAAGAGGCTTCTATGCACTGTTGATCTCACAAAGGACTTCTTCTTCAGCTATTCCTATCACATCATGCACTCACTTCAGAGGAATCTCTCAAACAATGTTGAAGGACAGACTTACTATGAATCTATGTTTGTCTGGAACGAATACTTAACTCGACGGATTCGAAATAACGCCGAGGATTGTATGTGGACAGTTGCCTTGGTGTATGGATTCTTCAAACAG GCTAAACTATCAGTTTCTGAGAAGAACTTTAGATTGACTCTAATTGCGCGAAGATCTAGGCATTATGCTGGCACAAG ATATCTGAAACGTGGTGTGAACGAGAAAGGCAGGGTAGCTAATGATGTTGAGACAGAGCAGATTGTTTACGAGGAACCTCAAGATGGCCATCCCGTCAGAATAAGTTCTGTAGTTCAGAACCGTGGCTCCATACCTTTGTTCTGGTCTCAGGAGACTTCACGCTTGAATATCAAACCTGATATAACAT TGTCAGCGAAAGACCCTAACTTCGAAGCAACCAGACTACACTTCGAAAATCTAGCAAGGAGATATGGGAATCCAATCATAGTACTGAACTTGATCAAG ACACGTGAAAAGAGGCCTAGAGAGACTATTCTCCGTGTGGAGTTTGCAAATGCGATTAAATTTATAAACAAAGGGCTAAGCAAGGAGGAGCGTCTAAGGCCTCTTCACTGGGATTTGCATAAACACTCCAGAAA AAAAGGCACAAACGTGTTGGGGATTCTCGGCAGGTTGGCCACTTATGCACTGAACTTGACTGGCATCTTCTACTGTCAGCTAACTTCAGATGGGTTTCAGAACCAGAATCCATCCACCGTGGA GAACAATATTGGTGAATGTTCTACTTATGATCTTCCCACTAAAGATGAGATTGCATCAGACTCAGCGGTGGAGAATGGTAATGACAGCAAGGATCGACAAAAGGAAGCCACCATGCTTCAGAAAGGAGTCTTGAGGACTAACTGCATAGACTGTTTAGACCGCACCAATGTTGCTCAGTACGCCTATGGTTTGGTAGCATTTGGGCGTCAACTCCACGCTTTGGGATTGACAGAGTCTGATACTATTGATCTAGATAATCCTCTCGCTGAAGATTTGATGGGAGTTTATGAGACAATGGGTGATACTCTTGCGCTTCAGTATGGAGGATCCGCTGCACACAACAAG ATATTTTGTGAAAGGCGTGGTCAGTGGAAAGCGGCTACTCAGTCACAAGAACTGTTCAGAACATTGCAACGTTACTACAGTAACGCTTATATGGATGCTGAAAAGCAAGATGCAATTAACTT GTTCTTGGGATACTTCCAGCCACAACCAGATAAGCCAGCGTTATGGGAATTGGGTTCTGATCAGCATTACAATGCAGCAAGGTTTCTTGCCAGTTCTGTACCTGAGATCTCAAG GTCTACGATGAAACGATCTTTATCAGAAAGTAGCATCCTTAGTGAGGGCACTAGTACAGTAGCTGGTAGACATGGTTTAGGTGAGAAGGATGAAGTAAAAGGTCTTTCGGATTCAGCACCTGAGATCATCTCAGCATCTAAAACAACTTCCATGATTGCTGGTAGTTTCAG TGCTCCACCACCGATACTGGAGGAGATAGGTTTAGACGAGATACTTGAAAACGATTGCTTCTGCTTTAATGATGATAGGCATGGTGGTGACCAATGTACATGTGCAGCTTTTGATATGGATTGGGTTTCTTCTTCAGGAGCCTCTTGTGAAGATGAGAGTAACGGAAG ATCAGCATTAGTTAGATCTTTTGAAACCATCCCTGAAAGTACTAATATAGAGCCAGAGATTTGTGTCATTAACACAGAA AGAGATGAAGTAACAACTGTGGAGGGAGAAGCGATTAGTGGGATTCCTCAAGGTTATGTGAGGTGGGTGATGGATGAAGAAGAGGGCCATTTCTGGTGA
- the LOC106341115 gene encoding phosphoinositide phosphatase SAC2-like isoform X2 → MAASERSMDQQVDTSSSFLQKFRLYETRSNFYMIGRDKNRTFWRVFKLDRTEQTELNFHQDSTPYTESECFETLRRIHEGNRSTGGLKFVTTCYGIIGFIRFLGPYYMLIITKRSKLGEVCGHTVYGVAKSRIVTIPHASVLSTVAYSKDEKRYKRLLCTVDLTKDFFFSYSYHIMHSLQRNLSNNVEGQTYYESMFVWNEYLTRRIRNNAEDCMWTVALVYGFFKQAKLSVSEKNFRLTLIARRSRHYAGTRYLKRGVNEKGRVANDVETEQIVYEEPQDGHPVRISSVVQNRGSIPLFWSQETSRLNIKPDITLSAKDPNFEATRLHFENLARRYGNPIIVLNLIKTREKRPRETILRVEFANAIKFINKGLSKEERLRPLHWDLHKHSRKKGTNVLGILGRLATYALNLTGIFYCQLTSDGFQNQNPSTVENNIGECSTYDLPTKDEIASDSAVENGNDSKDRQKEATMLQKGVLRTNCIDCLDRTNVAQYAYGLVAFGRQLHALGLTESDTIDLDNPLAEDLMGVYETMGDTLALQYGGSAAHNKIFCERRGQWKAATQSQELFRTLQRYYSNAYMDAEKQDAINLFLGYFQPQPDKPALWELGSDQHYNAARFLASSVPEISRSTMKRSLSESSILSEGTSTVAGRHGLGEKDEVKGLSDSAPEIISASKTTSMIAGSFSAPPPILEEIGLDEILENDCFCFNDDRHGGDQCTCAAFDMDWVSSSGASCEDESNGREMK, encoded by the exons ATGGCTGCGTCAGAGAGATCGATGGACCAACAAGTCGACACGAGTTCTTCCTTCCTACAAAAGTTCAGACTTTACGAAACACGCTCG AACTTCTACATGATCGGAAGAGATAAAAACCGAACCTTTTGGAGGGTTTTCAAGCTAGACAGAACAGAGCAAACAGAGCTCAACTTCCACCAAGACTCAACTCCTTACACAGAATCCGAATGCTTCGAGACTCTGAGAAGGATACACGAAGGGAACAGATCAACCGGTGGGTTAAAATTCGTCACCACTTGCTACGGCATCATCG GATTCATTAGGTTCTTGGGACCGTACTACATGCTGATAATCACTAAAAGAAGTAAGCTTGGTGAAGTTTGTGGGCACACTGTTTACGGTGTAGCAAAGAGCAGGATTGTTACGATTCCACATGCTTCTGTGCTGTCCACTGTGGCTTATTCTAAGGATGAGAAAAG GTACAAGAGGCTTCTATGCACTGTTGATCTCACAAAGGACTTCTTCTTCAGCTATTCCTATCACATCATGCACTCACTTCAGAGGAATCTCTCAAACAATGTTGAAGGACAGACTTACTATGAATCTATGTTTGTCTGGAACGAATACTTAACTCGACGGATTCGAAATAACGCCGAGGATTGTATGTGGACAGTTGCCTTGGTGTATGGATTCTTCAAACAG GCTAAACTATCAGTTTCTGAGAAGAACTTTAGATTGACTCTAATTGCGCGAAGATCTAGGCATTATGCTGGCACAAG ATATCTGAAACGTGGTGTGAACGAGAAAGGCAGGGTAGCTAATGATGTTGAGACAGAGCAGATTGTTTACGAGGAACCTCAAGATGGCCATCCCGTCAGAATAAGTTCTGTAGTTCAGAACCGTGGCTCCATACCTTTGTTCTGGTCTCAGGAGACTTCACGCTTGAATATCAAACCTGATATAACAT TGTCAGCGAAAGACCCTAACTTCGAAGCAACCAGACTACACTTCGAAAATCTAGCAAGGAGATATGGGAATCCAATCATAGTACTGAACTTGATCAAG ACACGTGAAAAGAGGCCTAGAGAGACTATTCTCCGTGTGGAGTTTGCAAATGCGATTAAATTTATAAACAAAGGGCTAAGCAAGGAGGAGCGTCTAAGGCCTCTTCACTGGGATTTGCATAAACACTCCAGAAA AAAAGGCACAAACGTGTTGGGGATTCTCGGCAGGTTGGCCACTTATGCACTGAACTTGACTGGCATCTTCTACTGTCAGCTAACTTCAGATGGGTTTCAGAACCAGAATCCATCCACCGTGGA GAACAATATTGGTGAATGTTCTACTTATGATCTTCCCACTAAAGATGAGATTGCATCAGACTCAGCGGTGGAGAATGGTAATGACAGCAAGGATCGACAAAAGGAAGCCACCATGCTTCAGAAAGGAGTCTTGAGGACTAACTGCATAGACTGTTTAGACCGCACCAATGTTGCTCAGTACGCCTATGGTTTGGTAGCATTTGGGCGTCAACTCCACGCTTTGGGATTGACAGAGTCTGATACTATTGATCTAGATAATCCTCTCGCTGAAGATTTGATGGGAGTTTATGAGACAATGGGTGATACTCTTGCGCTTCAGTATGGAGGATCCGCTGCACACAACAAG ATATTTTGTGAAAGGCGTGGTCAGTGGAAAGCGGCTACTCAGTCACAAGAACTGTTCAGAACATTGCAACGTTACTACAGTAACGCTTATATGGATGCTGAAAAGCAAGATGCAATTAACTT GTTCTTGGGATACTTCCAGCCACAACCAGATAAGCCAGCGTTATGGGAATTGGGTTCTGATCAGCATTACAATGCAGCAAGGTTTCTTGCCAGTTCTGTACCTGAGATCTCAAG GTCTACGATGAAACGATCTTTATCAGAAAGTAGCATCCTTAGTGAGGGCACTAGTACAGTAGCTGGTAGACATGGTTTAGGTGAGAAGGATGAAGTAAAAGGTCTTTCGGATTCAGCACCTGAGATCATCTCAGCATCTAAAACAACTTCCATGATTGCTGGTAGTTTCAG TGCTCCACCACCGATACTGGAGGAGATAGGTTTAGACGAGATACTTGAAAACGATTGCTTCTGCTTTAATGATGATAGGCATGGTGGTGACCAATGTACATGTGCAGCTTTTGATATGGATTGGGTTTCTTCTTCAGGAGCCTCTTGTGAAGATGAGAGTAACGGAAG AGAGATGAAGTAA
- the LOC106339634 gene encoding uncharacterized protein LOC106339634 — MFDDSDGASSEDDNFSSYGESPTDDEDSPTLPPKKIYQNFSMSGSKGNLEVLCLKMSSIDIAMDYWKSHRSLKFPREIDEGTPECGFESLPSYLYMIRRVNPSTVTRLHIDELGRFMYVFLAFGASVNGFPFMRKVVVVDDTFLNGKYKGTLLIALAQDGNLQIFPIAFEVVDTENDDSWHWFFTQLKLLIPDDEGLAIISDMHNSIGKAIRNVYPLAARGICTYHLYKNILGRYKGKEAFRLMKKAARCFRMSDFTAIFEEIEAIHPALHGYIQRADVRMWTRVHFPGERYNLMTTNIAESMNRALSHARGLNIVRILETIHVMMTRWFAERREDARLQPTTLTRGVEKLLHYFHGIPREWVQRLGKLVRSVKWGWGWWHSDEFRQNRALFISKFVLSFYRCQCATHVWRQCLCLWHLDMTKDDNMCERCF; from the exons ATGTTCGACGATTCAGACGGTGCGTCATCTGAAGATGATAACTTCAGCTCATACGGTGAGTCTCCTACAGATGACGAAGATTCACCAACGCTACCTCCGAAGAAGATATATCAGAACTTCTCAATGAGTGGATCTAAAGGGAATCTGGAGGTTCTATGTTTGAAGATGTCGTCGATAGACATTGCG ATGGACTATTGGAAATCACACCGGTCGCTGAAATTTCCAAGGGAAATCGATGAGGGAACACCTGAGTGTGGGTTTGAAAGCTTGCCTTCTTACTTATACATGATAAGAAGGGTAAATCCGAGTACAGTTACGCGTCTTCATATCGATGAGCTTGGAAGATTCATGTATGTGTTTCTTGCCTTTGGTGCGAGCGTTAATGGGTTTCCTTTCATGCGTAAAGTTGTTGTAGTCGACGATACGTTTCTCAATGGTAAATACAAAGGGACTCTACTCATAGCACTAGCTCAGGACGGTAACCTCCAGATTTTTCCAATAGCCTTCGAAGTGGTTGACACAGAAAATGATGATTCGTGGCATTGGTTTTTTACGCAACTAAAACTTCTGATTCCTGACGACGAGGGTCTTGCGATAATCTCGGACATGCATAACTCTATAGGAAAAGCAATTAGAAATGTGTATCCGTTGGCTGCTCGGGGAATATGCACCTACCATTTATATAAGAACATATTGGGACGGTACAAAGGAAAAGAAGCATTCCGTCTGATGAAGAAAGCGGCGAGATGTTTTAGGATGTCTGACTTTACTGCGATTTTCGAGGAGATTGAAGCGATTCATCCTGCACTCCACGGCTACATCCAAAGAGCTGATGTCCGCATGTGGACGCGTGTTCATTTCCCGGGCGAGAGGTACAATTTGATGACTACAAACATAGCGGAATCAATGAACAGAGCATTGTCGCATGCTAGAGGTCTAAACATTGTTCGAATATTAGAAACGATACACGTTATGATGACCAGATGGTTTGCTGAACGGAGAGAGGATGCCAGACTGCAGCCAACGACGCTTACGCGTGGTGTCGAGAAACTACTACAT TATTTTCATGGTATTCCAAGAGAATGGGTTCAGAGGTTAGGGAAACTAGTGCGATCTGTGAAATGGGGATGGGGTTGGTGGCATTCTGATGAGTTCCGCCAAAATAGGGCGCTGTTCATTTCAAAGTTTGTTCTGTCGTTCTACAGATGCCAATGTGCAACACATGTGTGGCGACAATGTCTCTGCTTGTGGCACCTTGATATGACTAAGGATGACAACATGTGTGAGCGTTGTTTCTAG
- the LOC106339644 gene encoding uncharacterized protein LOC106339644 — MVNTTSFGGELKVPLGMGPKLDELKAALAFCPLWSFEKRKWLGLLLLQAMGVYCLHHNSRIPFQSAIRVFHDEAMRSYPWGRTAYEVLIDSIKTLAPDGGSYTISGMKDALLIWAYESVTCFGESFGRVINNEDVPLLRWGGKRTRANFDKLLSAEIEKHGEVRVRRMILKDSIEEMFPIWPSEDDDPQLVRLITDIHSSRFVKAEKGSSEKEGSKELELENKATLTTIVSTLDIISRKFDQVDSRLEAYELDRNRPLMDQKTIDDRVNALLEERLKDLRIGKIPENHDNPSPKLSDNSLSMASPVVQTHQKSVNSPALVAATPGKEFGPKKNLAKELEKESGVKRTLDEEFGSVDKATDMRPLDFIVVSPAKATKDDKATKDDKAAKGRKKDNCFLGNFNSRRLTFCTSLYIVSSLTPFSL; from the exons ATGGTCAATACAACGAGTTTTGGGGGGGAGTTGAAGGTGCCGCTTGGGATGGGACCAAAGTTAGATGAACTGAAGGCAGCATTAGCGTTCTGTCCGCTTTGGAGTTTTGAAAAGCGCAAGTGGTTGGGGCTGCTACTTCTTCAAGCCATGGGAGTCTATTGTTTGCATCACAATTCAAGGATACCCTTTCAAAGTGCAATAAGGGTATTCCACGATGAAGCCATGAGGTCGTATCCATGGGGTCGGACTGCATACGAAGTTCTAATTGACTCTATTAAAACGTTGGCTCCAGATGGAGGTTCATACACAATAAGCGGCATGAAGGACGCGTTATTGATTTGGGCTTATGAATCCGTCACATGCTTCGGTGAGAGTTTTGGGAGAGTGATCAATAACGAAGACGTTCCGCTTTTGCGATGGGGTGGAAAGCGTACACGTGCAAACTTTGATAAATTGTTGTCTGCCGAAATCGAAAAGCATGGCGAG GTGCGTGTGAGGAGAATGATTTTGAAGGACTCAATTGAAGAGATGTTTCCTATTTGGCCGAGTGAAGATGACGACCCACAACTCGTTAGGTTGATAACAGACATACATTCAAGTAGATTTGTGAAAG CGGAAAAGGGTTCTAGCGAGAAGGAAGGTAGCAAAGAGTTGGAGTTGGAGAACAAAGCGACTCTAACGACCATTGTGAGTACTCTGGATATTATTTCCAGAAAATTTGATCAGGTTGACTCACGGTTGGAAGCTTACGAGTTAGACCGGAACAGACCATTGATGGACCAAAAGACTATTGATGACAGGGTGAATGCTTTACTGGAGGAGCGTCTGAAAGATCTGAGGATTGGGAAAATTCCCGAAAACCATGATAACCCCTCTCCAAAATTATCAGATAACTCTTTATCGATGGCATCACCGGTGGTTCAAACGCATCAGAAGTCGGTCAATAGTCCAGCGTTAGTAGCTGCGACTCCTGGTAAGGAGTTTGGACCGAAAAAGAATTTGGCCAAGGAGCTTGAAAAGGAATCAGGGGTGAAAAGGACTTTGGATGAGGAGTTTGGTAGTGTCGATAAAGCTACTGATATGCGGCCTCTTGATTTCATAGTAGTTTCTCCTGCAAAGGCTACTAAGGATGATAAGGCTACTAAGGATGATAAGGCTGCTAAGGGGCGGAAAAAAGATAACTGCTTCTTGGGAAATTTTAACTCGAGACGTTTGACGTTCTGTACCTCTCTATATATTGTCTCCTCTCTTACACCTTTCTCTCTCTAA